Proteins encoded in a region of the Cydia pomonella isolate Wapato2018A chromosome 3, ilCydPomo1, whole genome shotgun sequence genome:
- the LOC133516301 gene encoding uncharacterized protein LOC133516301 — MCIRLYFFTLFGIVIARGYFEERKIIKDIKVERLNEIPKKFELKGEHAHEQFQKYVQDINSLARRHNLTVRYLVKVDTKNRFSKKNKQFRTKKYKVPLKKKSMKLSSRELLQRRLAELREEKTERIIITTPKKPVIITTKVPHSGKYRPIINAIKTNYTKVIRPVKSKIVTIV, encoded by the exons ATGTGTATccgactgtatttttttacgcTTTTCGGAATCGTCATTGCAAGAGGATATTTCGaag aacGCAAAATTATTAAAGATATTAAAGTTGAACGTTTGAATGAAATACCGAAGAAATTCGAATTAAAAGGAGAACATGCACACGAACAATTTCAAAAATACGTGCAGGATATCAACAGCTTAGCGCGAAGACATAACTTAACAGTAAGGTACTTAGTGAAAGtagatactaagaatcgttTTTCCAAGAAAAATAAGCAGTTCAGGACAAAAAAGTATAAGGTGCCTTTAAAAAAGAAAAGCATGAAACTATCGAGTCGGGAGTTGCTGCAAAGAAGATTGGCGGAGTTGAGAGAAGAAAAAACCGAACGAATAATAATAACGACACCTAAAAAACCGGTTATTATAACAACCAAAGTACCGCATTCTGGCAAATATAGGCCAATAATAAATGCTATTAAAACGAACTATACGAAAGTGATCCGACCTGTTAAAAGCAAAATCGTTACTAtcgtataa